A region of Streptomyces sp. NBC_01267 DNA encodes the following proteins:
- a CDS encoding YdcF family protein — MSDNQQALTEDQRQQAKLIWDYHQMHHEARPADAAIGLGSHDLGVAVFSAELYRAGLFPHLVFTGGNSPTTARVFPRGEAVHFREHAIELGVPAPAILLEPTAGNTGQNITLSRAVLATAGITPKTVLLVSKPYMERRSFATARKLWPEVEIICASEPLEFDDYLKSIGDEKLVLDMLVGDLQRVIEYPKLGFAIAQDVPEDVHAAYESLLASGFDSRLLTT, encoded by the coding sequence GTGAGCGACAACCAGCAGGCACTCACCGAGGACCAGCGGCAGCAAGCGAAGCTGATCTGGGACTACCACCAGATGCACCATGAGGCCCGGCCCGCCGACGCGGCGATCGGCCTGGGCAGCCACGACCTCGGAGTGGCTGTGTTCTCCGCCGAGCTCTATCGCGCCGGGCTCTTCCCGCACCTGGTCTTCACCGGCGGGAACAGCCCCACCACCGCCAGGGTGTTCCCGCGCGGGGAGGCCGTGCACTTCCGCGAGCACGCCATCGAGCTCGGCGTCCCCGCCCCGGCGATTCTGCTGGAGCCCACCGCCGGGAACACCGGCCAGAACATCACCCTGTCGCGCGCTGTGCTCGCCACCGCCGGGATCACGCCGAAGACGGTGCTGTTGGTCTCCAAGCCCTACATGGAGCGACGCTCCTTCGCCACCGCCCGCAAGCTGTGGCCCGAGGTCGAGATCATCTGCGCCTCGGAGCCACTGGAGTTCGACGACTATCTCAAGAGCATCGGCGACGAGAAGCTCGTCCTGGACATGCTCGTCGGTGACCTCCAGCGGGTGATCGAGTATCCGAAGCTCGGCTTCGCCATCGCCCAGGACGTCCCGGAGGATGTGCATGCCGCCTACGAATCTCTCCTCGCCAGCGGCTTCGACAGCCGCCTCCTCACGACGTGA
- a CDS encoding prenyltransferase/squalene oxidase repeat-containing protein, with the protein MTSPGRTEHLVLPGVLTAEQADLTVAGILAEQREDGAIPWFRGHHLDPWDHTEAAMALDAAGQHEAAERAYQWLAAHQNDDGSWYAAYQDGDAARVTDRGRESNFCAYVAVGVWHHYLATGDDGFADRMWPVVYAAVEFVLRLQQPGGEIGWKREPAEEGGAVVRDALLTGSSSVYQALRCALALAEAREEPQPDWELAAGALGHAIRSHPERFLDKSRYSMDWYYPVLGGAIRGTAAKERIEEGWDRFVVPEWGVRCVLPNNWVTGGESCELALTLWAMGESDRALEILRSIRHLRAEDGLYWTGYVFDDRALWPEERTSWTAGSLLLAVAALGGDEATTEVFGGTRLPTGLAPDCCR; encoded by the coding sequence GTGACCTCACCGGGCCGCACCGAACACCTCGTTCTGCCCGGAGTGCTCACCGCCGAGCAGGCCGACCTGACCGTCGCCGGAATCCTTGCCGAACAGCGGGAGGACGGCGCGATCCCGTGGTTCCGCGGCCACCACCTCGACCCGTGGGACCACACCGAGGCGGCCATGGCGCTGGACGCCGCGGGCCAGCACGAGGCGGCGGAGCGGGCGTACCAGTGGCTCGCCGCGCACCAGAACGACGACGGCTCCTGGTACGCCGCCTACCAGGACGGGGACGCGGCGCGGGTCACCGACCGGGGCCGGGAGTCCAACTTCTGCGCGTACGTGGCCGTCGGCGTCTGGCACCACTACCTGGCCACCGGCGACGACGGTTTCGCCGACCGGATGTGGCCCGTCGTGTACGCGGCGGTCGAATTCGTCCTCCGGCTCCAGCAGCCCGGCGGTGAGATCGGCTGGAAGCGGGAGCCCGCCGAAGAGGGCGGGGCGGTCGTCCGGGACGCGCTGCTGACCGGTTCCTCGTCCGTCTACCAGGCGCTGCGCTGCGCCCTCGCGCTCGCCGAGGCGCGCGAAGAGCCGCAGCCCGACTGGGAGTTGGCGGCCGGAGCGCTGGGCCACGCCATCCGCAGCCACCCCGAGCGCTTCCTGGACAAGAGCCGGTACTCGATGGACTGGTACTACCCGGTGCTCGGGGGCGCGATCAGGGGCACGGCCGCCAAGGAGCGTATCGAGGAGGGCTGGGACCGCTTCGTCGTACCGGAGTGGGGGGTGCGCTGTGTGCTGCCCAACAACTGGGTGACCGGCGGCGAGAGCTGTGAACTGGCCCTGACGCTCTGGGCGATGGGGGAGTCGGACCGCGCCCTGGAGATTCTCCGTTCCATCCGGCACCTGCGCGCCGAGGACGGCCTGTACTGGACGGGGTACGTCTTCGACGACCGGGCGCTGTGGCCCGAGGAGCGCACCAGCTGGACGGCGGGCTCCCTGTTGCTCGCGGTGGCCGCGCTCGGCGGTGACGAGGCGACCACCGAGGTCTTCGGCGGCACCCGCCTGCCGACCGGGCTCGCCCCGGACTGCTGCCGCTGA
- a CDS encoding class I SAM-dependent methyltransferase, which produces MLTVDFSRFPLAPGDRVLDLGCGAGRHAFECYRRGAQVVALDQNGDEIREVAKWFAAMRQEGEAPAGATATAMQGDALNLPFPDASFDVVIISEVMEHIPDDKGVLAEMVRVLKPGGRIAITVPRYGPEKVCWALSDAYHEVEGGHIRIYKADELLGKIREAGLRPYGSHHAHALHSPYWWLKCAFGVDNDQALPVRAYHQLLVWDIMKKPLATRLAERALNPVVGKSFVAYATKPHTPRVGA; this is translated from the coding sequence GTGCTGACCGTGGACTTCTCCCGCTTCCCGCTCGCTCCGGGCGACCGTGTGCTCGACCTCGGCTGCGGCGCCGGCCGGCACGCCTTCGAGTGCTACCGGCGCGGCGCACAGGTCGTGGCCCTCGACCAGAACGGTGACGAGATCCGCGAGGTGGCCAAGTGGTTCGCCGCCATGCGGCAGGAGGGGGAGGCCCCGGCGGGCGCCACCGCCACCGCCATGCAGGGCGACGCGCTCAACCTGCCGTTCCCCGACGCCTCGTTCGACGTCGTGATCATCTCCGAGGTCATGGAGCACATCCCGGACGACAAGGGGGTGCTCGCCGAGATGGTGCGCGTACTGAAACCCGGCGGCCGGATCGCGATCACGGTGCCGCGCTACGGGCCCGAGAAGGTGTGCTGGGCGCTGTCGGACGCGTACCACGAGGTCGAGGGCGGCCACATCCGCATCTACAAGGCGGACGAACTGCTGGGCAAGATCCGCGAGGCGGGTCTGCGCCCGTACGGCAGCCACCACGCGCACGCTCTGCACTCCCCGTACTGGTGGCTCAAGTGCGCCTTCGGCGTGGACAACGACCAGGCCCTGCCGGTCCGCGCCTACCACCAGCTGCTGGTCTGGGACATCATGAAGAAGCCGCTGGCCACCCGGCTCGCCGAGCGGGCGCTGAACCCGGTCGTCGGCAAGAGCTTCGTGGCGTACGCGACCAAGCCGCACACCCCCCGGGTGGGCGCGTGA
- a CDS encoding glycosyltransferase family 4 protein, giving the protein MTAEAIESGPLAGGSSSGTEGPLRIAFLTYKGNPFCGGQGVYARHLSRELARLGHSVEVIGAQPFPVLDEGVPLTELPSLDLYRSPDPFRTPARDEYRDWIDAVEVGTMWTGGFPEPLTFSLRARRHLTARRGEFDVIHDNQTLGYGLLGDLGAPLVTTVHHPITVDRRLDLAAAGDWRRRASVRRWYGFTRMQKRVARRLPSVLTVSGSSQQEIIDDLGVRRDRIHVVHIGADTGLWSPDPAVAEVPGRIVTTSSADVPLKGLVHLVEALAKIRTEHPDAHLVVVGKRAEDGPVAQAIERYGLDGAVRFVKGISDEELVDLVRGAQVACVPSLYEGFSLPAAEAMATGTPLVATTGGAIPEVAGPDGETCLAVPPADAGALAAALSRLLADPVLRTRLGAAGRERVLARFTWKQAAIGTVERYREAIAARRPSA; this is encoded by the coding sequence GTGACCGCTGAGGCCATAGAGTCGGGCCCCCTCGCCGGAGGCTCCAGCTCCGGTACGGAGGGCCCGCTGCGCATCGCGTTCCTCACGTACAAGGGAAATCCTTTCTGCGGAGGCCAGGGCGTCTACGCCCGGCACCTCTCGCGGGAGCTCGCCCGGCTCGGGCACAGTGTCGAGGTGATCGGCGCCCAGCCCTTCCCGGTCCTCGACGAGGGCGTACCGCTCACCGAGTTGCCCAGCCTCGACCTCTACCGCAGCCCCGACCCCTTCCGCACCCCCGCCCGTGACGAGTACCGCGACTGGATCGACGCCGTCGAGGTCGGAACCATGTGGACCGGCGGTTTCCCCGAACCGCTGACCTTCTCGCTGCGCGCCAGGCGTCATCTCACCGCCAGGCGCGGCGAGTTCGACGTCATCCACGACAACCAGACCCTCGGTTACGGGCTTCTCGGCGACCTCGGCGCGCCCCTCGTCACCACGGTCCACCACCCCATCACCGTCGACCGCAGACTCGACCTAGCAGCGGCCGGGGACTGGCGCCGCCGGGCCTCCGTACGCCGCTGGTACGGCTTCACCCGGATGCAGAAGCGGGTCGCCCGCCGGCTGCCCTCCGTCCTCACCGTCTCCGGCTCCTCCCAGCAGGAGATCATCGACGACCTCGGGGTGCGCCGGGACCGGATCCACGTCGTGCACATAGGCGCCGACACCGGACTGTGGTCGCCCGACCCCGCCGTCGCGGAGGTGCCCGGCCGGATCGTGACGACCTCCAGCGCCGACGTACCGCTCAAGGGGCTCGTCCATCTCGTCGAGGCCCTCGCGAAGATCCGCACCGAGCACCCGGACGCCCACCTCGTCGTCGTCGGCAAGCGTGCCGAGGACGGACCGGTCGCGCAGGCCATCGAGCGGTACGGGCTCGACGGAGCCGTCAGGTTCGTCAAGGGCATCAGCGACGAGGAACTCGTCGACCTGGTGCGCGGCGCGCAGGTCGCCTGCGTGCCCTCGCTGTACGAGGGGTTCTCGCTGCCCGCCGCCGAGGCGATGGCCACCGGCACCCCGCTGGTGGCGACCACCGGCGGAGCGATCCCCGAAGTCGCCGGACCCGACGGCGAGACCTGCCTGGCGGTGCCGCCCGCGGACGCGGGCGCGCTGGCCGCCGCACTGTCCCGGCTGCTCGCCGACCCCGTGCTCCGTACCCGGCTGGGCGCGGCGGGCCGGGAGCGCGTCCTGGCCCGCTTCACCTGGAAACAGGCCGCCATCGGCACCGTGGAGCGCTACCGCGAGGCCATCGCGGCCCGGCGCCCGAGCGCCTGA
- a CDS encoding TetR family transcriptional regulator, whose protein sequence is MTVEAKPASPPLTERQEARRRRILHASAQLAIRGGFDAVQMREVAEDSSVALGTLYRYFPSKIHLLVATMQDQLQHLHTALRKRPPTGETPAERVASTLMGAFRALQREPHLADAMVRALTFADRSVSPEVDTVSRQTTAIILDAMGLERPTPEQLSAVRVIEHTWHSALITWLSGRASIAQVKIDIETVCRLIDLTAPDSGSR, encoded by the coding sequence ATGACAGTGGAAGCCAAGCCGGCGTCGCCGCCCCTGACGGAACGCCAGGAGGCCCGCCGCCGCCGGATTCTGCACGCGAGCGCCCAGCTGGCCATCCGGGGCGGCTTCGACGCGGTACAGATGCGCGAGGTCGCCGAGGACTCGTCGGTCGCGCTCGGCACGCTCTACCGGTACTTCCCCTCCAAGATCCATCTGCTGGTCGCCACCATGCAGGACCAGCTCCAGCACCTGCACACCGCCCTCCGCAAACGGCCCCCCACGGGGGAAACCCCCGCCGAGCGTGTGGCGTCGACCCTGATGGGCGCCTTCCGCGCGCTCCAGCGGGAGCCGCATCTGGCGGACGCGATGGTCCGGGCGCTGACCTTCGCCGACCGGAGCGTCAGCCCCGAGGTGGACACGGTGTCCCGCCAGACGACGGCGATCATCCTGGACGCGATGGGCCTGGAGCGCCCGACGCCCGAGCAGCTCTCGGCGGTCCGGGTCATCGAGCACACCTGGCACTCCGCGCTGATCACCTGGCTGTCGGGGCGGGCCTCGATCGCCCAGGTGAAGATCGACATCGAGACGGTCTGCCGGTTGATCGACCTGACCGCCCCGGACAGCGGTTCGCGCTGA
- a CDS encoding ferredoxin has product MGDRWHVEVDRSVCIGSGMCVNHAPDGFALDSARQSHPRSPDTDAHEKVLAAAEGCPVEAITITLLGSGEAVFPPDE; this is encoded by the coding sequence ATGGGCGACCGCTGGCACGTGGAGGTCGACCGGTCCGTCTGCATCGGCTCGGGGATGTGCGTGAACCACGCCCCCGACGGGTTCGCGCTCGACTCGGCGCGGCAGTCCCATCCGCGGTCACCGGACACCGACGCGCACGAGAAGGTGCTGGCCGCGGCCGAGGGCTGTCCGGTCGAGGCCATCACGATCACGCTGCTCGGGAGCGGGGAGGCGGTCTTCCCGCCCGACGAGTGA
- a CDS encoding aldehyde dehydrogenase, with translation MTELVEHGQLFIGGEWVEPLGTEVIEVVSPHTEQVIGRVPHACEADVDRAVAVARQAFDEGPWPRMSLDERIEVITRIKDAFAVRYEEIARVISSQNGTPYTSSVMVQALASMMVWDAAITTARAFPYEEQRDGVLGKLLVRREPVGVVAAVVPWNVPQFTAAAKLAPALLAGCPAILKVSPETPLDAYVLADIVREAGLPQGVLSILPADREVSEYLVGHPGIDKVSFTGSVAAGKRVMEVAARNLTRVTLELGGKSAAIILPDADLESTVAGIVPFAWMINGQACVAQTRILVPRSRYDEIAEAFAAAAGALKVGDPMDPATELGPLVAQRQQQRSLDYIRIGQEEGAKILTGGGRPAGMEQGWYVEATLFGDVDNSMRIAREEIFGPVICLLPYGDEEEAVKIANDSEYGLSGSVWTADVEHGIEIARRVRTGTYSVNTFSLDMLGPFGGYKNSGVGREFGPEGYGEYFEHKMIHLPAGYEPAAGGAG, from the coding sequence ATGACCGAGCTTGTGGAACACGGACAGCTCTTCATCGGTGGGGAGTGGGTGGAACCTCTCGGTACCGAAGTCATCGAAGTCGTCTCGCCCCACACCGAGCAGGTCATCGGGCGCGTGCCGCACGCCTGCGAGGCCGATGTGGACCGCGCGGTCGCCGTGGCGCGGCAGGCGTTCGACGAGGGGCCCTGGCCCCGGATGTCGCTGGACGAGCGGATCGAGGTGATCACCCGGATCAAGGACGCGTTCGCCGTGCGGTACGAGGAGATCGCCCGGGTCATCAGCTCCCAGAACGGCACCCCGTACACCTCCAGCGTGATGGTGCAGGCGCTCGCCTCGATGATGGTGTGGGACGCGGCGATCACGACCGCGCGCGCCTTCCCGTACGAGGAGCAGCGGGACGGCGTCCTCGGCAAACTGCTCGTCCGGCGCGAGCCGGTCGGGGTGGTGGCCGCGGTCGTCCCCTGGAACGTCCCGCAGTTCACGGCGGCGGCCAAACTCGCGCCCGCGCTCCTCGCGGGCTGCCCGGCCATCCTCAAGGTCTCGCCGGAGACGCCCCTGGACGCGTACGTCCTGGCCGACATCGTCCGCGAGGCCGGGCTGCCCCAGGGGGTGCTGTCGATCCTCCCGGCCGACCGCGAGGTGAGCGAGTACCTGGTGGGGCACCCCGGTATCGACAAGGTGTCGTTCACCGGGTCGGTCGCCGCGGGCAAGCGCGTGATGGAGGTCGCCGCCCGCAATCTGACCCGGGTGACGCTGGAACTGGGCGGCAAGTCGGCGGCGATCATCCTCCCGGACGCGGACCTGGAGTCGACCGTCGCGGGCATCGTGCCGTTCGCCTGGATGATCAACGGGCAGGCGTGCGTGGCGCAGACCCGGATCCTGGTGCCGCGCAGCCGGTACGACGAGATCGCCGAGGCGTTCGCGGCGGCGGCGGGTGCGCTGAAGGTCGGCGACCCGATGGACCCGGCGACCGAGCTCGGCCCGCTGGTCGCCCAGCGGCAGCAGCAGCGCTCGCTGGACTACATCCGGATCGGCCAGGAGGAAGGCGCCAAGATCCTCACCGGCGGCGGCCGTCCGGCCGGTATGGAGCAGGGGTGGTACGTCGAGGCGACGCTCTTCGGGGACGTCGACAACTCGATGCGCATCGCCCGCGAGGAGATCTTCGGCCCGGTGATCTGCCTGCTGCCGTACGGCGACGAGGAGGAGGCGGTGAAGATCGCCAACGACTCGGAGTACGGCCTCAGCGGCAGCGTCTGGACCGCGGACGTCGAGCACGGCATCGAGATCGCCCGCCGGGTCAGGACGGGCACCTACAGCGTGAACACCTTCAGCCTCGACATGCTCGGGCCGTTCGGCGGCTACAAGAACTCCGGTGTGGGACGGGAGTTCGGCCCCGAGGGCTACGGCGAGTACTTCGAGCACAAGATGATCCACCTCCCGGCCGGGTACGAACCGGCGGCGGGCGGGGCCGGGTGA
- a CDS encoding MBL fold metallo-hydrolase gives MTQVTEHGGGVWSLKVPIPDNPLGHTLVHVVDTDRGPVLIDTGWDDPASWDALTSGLEALSLAVTDIHGVLITHHHPDHHGLSGQVREASGAWLAMHAADTEIVKRSRSSEPGVWLDYLTRKLAAAGAPEDHIAPLRQARASGRTSTLPGVRAAVPDREIVPGDLLPLAGRRLRAVWTPGHTPGHVCLHLDEEHPAQLAGNGRLFSGDHLLPGITPHIGLYEDPDDATVTDPLGDYLDSLERIGRLAPAEVLPAHQHAFTDAPGRVRELLAHHEDRLRDLRTLLARPLTLWQIAERMEWNRPWERIPYGSRNIAVSEAEAHLRRLMKLGQVETVTGSDPVTYTAV, from the coding sequence ATGACGCAGGTGACCGAGCACGGTGGAGGCGTCTGGTCCCTGAAGGTCCCCATTCCGGACAATCCCCTGGGCCACACCCTGGTCCATGTCGTCGACACCGACCGCGGCCCGGTGCTCATCGACACCGGCTGGGACGACCCCGCCTCCTGGGACGCGCTGACCTCGGGCCTGGAAGCCCTCTCCCTCGCGGTCACGGACATCCACGGGGTGCTCATCACCCACCACCACCCCGACCACCACGGCCTGTCCGGCCAGGTGCGCGAGGCCTCCGGCGCCTGGCTGGCGATGCACGCCGCGGACACCGAGATCGTCAAACGCTCCCGCAGCTCCGAACCCGGTGTCTGGCTCGACTACCTCACCAGGAAGCTCGCCGCCGCGGGGGCGCCGGAGGACCACATCGCACCGCTGCGCCAGGCCCGCGCCTCGGGCCGGACCTCCACCCTGCCCGGCGTACGGGCGGCCGTCCCCGACCGCGAGATCGTCCCCGGCGACCTGCTCCCGCTGGCCGGGCGCAGGCTGCGCGCCGTCTGGACACCGGGGCACACCCCCGGCCATGTCTGCCTGCACCTGGACGAGGAGCACCCCGCACAACTCGCGGGCAACGGCAGGCTCTTCTCCGGTGACCACCTGCTGCCCGGCATCACCCCGCACATCGGGCTGTACGAGGACCCCGACGACGCCACGGTCACCGACCCCCTCGGCGACTACCTCGACTCCCTGGAACGGATCGGCCGGCTGGCCCCCGCCGAGGTGCTCCCCGCGCATCAGCACGCCTTCACCGACGCGCCGGGGCGCGTCCGCGAGTTGCTGGCCCACCACGAGGACCGGCTGCGGGACCTGCGCACCCTGCTGGCCCGGCCGCTCACCCTCTGGCAGATCGCCGAACGGATGGAGTGGAACCGCCCCTGGGAGCGGATTCCGTACGGATCGCGCAACATCGCGGTCTCGGAGGCCGAGGCACATCTGCGCCGCCTGATGAAACTGGGTCAGGTGGAAACCGTCACCGGAAGCGATCCGGTCACCTATACGGCGGTATGA
- a CDS encoding SPFH domain-containing protein, which yields MLGYRVPAPDEAMLISGGRRGLGGAPFRVVTGHGKFVLPIFRKTRFLTLAMCEAEVAETCVTRQGIVLTVRAVIAFKVGNDTESIVNAGQRFLSDQDQMSVLTGRIFSGHLRSIIGSMTVEEIVTERQKLATEVLETSKTEMAKIGLIVDSLQIQSIDDGETGYIAAMSAPHTAAIQRQAQIAQAQATQASVEAQQEATRNQAEYARQTAVVQAQYSAEVDRAQAQAAQAGPLAQAHAQQEVLAAQTELAERAAQLRQQQLVAEIVKPAEADAERIRVLAVAEAERMKIQAAAAASYDRVALDRMLIDQLPQIVKEAASGLAGANVNVLNGADGLGEIAAGLVGQGLTILDSVRKNLGAQDGEGHHQGGRGAEIQRYLSSTAKPGDDSDNGPIDIK from the coding sequence ATGTTGGGTTATCGCGTTCCGGCGCCGGACGAGGCCATGCTCATCTCGGGAGGACGGCGCGGCCTGGGAGGTGCGCCCTTCCGGGTGGTGACCGGACACGGCAAGTTCGTACTGCCGATATTCCGCAAGACCCGCTTCCTGACGCTGGCGATGTGCGAGGCGGAGGTCGCCGAGACCTGTGTGACGCGGCAGGGCATCGTGCTGACCGTGCGTGCCGTGATCGCGTTCAAGGTCGGGAACGACACCGAGAGCATCGTCAACGCGGGCCAGCGCTTCCTCTCCGACCAGGACCAGATGTCGGTGCTGACCGGCCGGATCTTCTCCGGTCACCTGCGCTCGATCATCGGCTCGATGACCGTCGAGGAGATCGTCACCGAGCGGCAGAAGCTCGCCACCGAGGTCCTGGAGACCTCGAAGACCGAGATGGCGAAGATCGGCCTGATCGTGGACTCGCTCCAGATCCAGTCGATCGACGACGGCGAGACGGGCTACATCGCGGCGATGTCGGCCCCGCACACCGCGGCCATCCAGCGGCAGGCGCAGATCGCCCAGGCGCAGGCCACCCAGGCGTCCGTCGAGGCGCAGCAGGAAGCCACCCGTAACCAGGCCGAGTACGCGCGGCAGACCGCCGTCGTGCAGGCGCAGTACTCGGCCGAGGTGGACCGCGCGCAGGCCCAGGCCGCGCAGGCGGGTCCGCTCGCGCAGGCGCACGCCCAGCAGGAGGTGCTCGCCGCCCAGACCGAACTGGCCGAGCGCGCGGCCCAGTTGCGCCAGCAGCAGCTGGTCGCCGAGATCGTGAAGCCCGCCGAGGCGGACGCCGAGCGGATCAGGGTCCTGGCGGTCGCGGAGGCCGAGCGGATGAAGATCCAGGCCGCGGCTGCCGCCTCGTACGACCGGGTCGCGCTGGACCGGATGCTGATCGACCAGCTCCCGCAGATCGTCAAGGAGGCCGCGTCCGGCCTCGCGGGCGCCAATGTCAACGTGCTCAACGGCGCCGACGGCCTGGGCGAGATCGCCGCCGGTCTGGTGGGCCAGGGTCTGACGATCCTCGACTCGGTACGGAAGAACCTGGGCGCGCAGGACGGCGAGGGGCACCACCAGGGCGGCCGGGGTGCGGAGATCCAGCGCTACCTGAGCAGCACGGCGAAGCCCGGTGACGACAGCGACAACGGTCCGATCGACATCAAGTAG
- a CDS encoding prenyltransferase/squalene oxidase repeat-containing protein, which yields MTFRRSATALAASAVLCAVAAPTAFADDASPSASPSVVIPSGLYGKTDPTYDGVWRQSLALLAQHTVGVRPAAKAVDWLTGQQCADGGFASFRADVTKPCDGKVLLDTNATAAAVQALSALGGHDDAVKKGAGWLKSVAGKDGGWSYNPGGASDANSTSVVIGALAAAGEPTAAARKMLVSLSIPCDAKDGGGAFAYQPDKKSGKLYANADASGAAVLGALGLGLAPDPGGKDAGGTGCLNASTPTQAAHNGATYLAGATAGKAYLKSAMPGAEDQPDFGNTADAVTALGADGLPAQAKQSLAWLEQNAGPWAAQAGPAAYAQLIFAAHANGADPRAFGSLDLVEQLNATGPAPVTAKSAENAEKKDSDSSGVSVWWIVGIGLVAGIGIGFLISMRGRKRTS from the coding sequence ATGACTTTTCGCCGCAGCGCCACCGCGCTCGCCGCGTCCGCCGTACTCTGCGCGGTCGCTGCTCCGACGGCATTCGCCGATGACGCCTCGCCGTCCGCCTCGCCGTCCGTGGTGATCCCGTCGGGGCTGTACGGCAAGACGGACCCCACGTACGACGGCGTCTGGCGGCAGTCGCTGGCGCTGCTCGCGCAGCACACGGTCGGCGTGCGGCCCGCGGCGAAGGCCGTCGACTGGCTCACCGGGCAGCAGTGCGCCGACGGCGGGTTCGCCTCCTTCCGCGCCGATGTGACGAAGCCCTGCGACGGCAAGGTGCTGCTGGACACCAACGCCACCGCGGCGGCCGTCCAGGCGCTGTCCGCGCTCGGCGGTCACGACGACGCGGTGAAGAAGGGTGCCGGCTGGCTGAAGTCCGTGGCGGGCAAGGACGGCGGCTGGAGCTACAACCCGGGCGGGGCCAGTGACGCGAACTCCACCTCCGTGGTGATCGGCGCGCTCGCCGCCGCCGGTGAGCCGACGGCCGCGGCCAGGAAGATGCTGGTCTCGCTGTCGATCCCGTGCGACGCCAAGGACGGGGGCGGTGCCTTCGCGTACCAGCCCGACAAGAAGTCCGGGAAGCTGTACGCCAACGCCGACGCGTCGGGGGCCGCCGTCCTGGGTGCGCTGGGCCTCGGACTGGCCCCGGACCCCGGGGGCAAGGACGCCGGGGGCACCGGCTGTCTGAACGCGTCGACGCCCACGCAGGCCGCGCACAACGGCGCCACCTACCTCGCCGGAGCGACCGCGGGCAAGGCCTACCTGAAGTCCGCGATGCCCGGCGCCGAGGACCAGCCCGACTTCGGCAACACCGCCGACGCGGTGACCGCGCTCGGCGCCGACGGTCTCCCCGCGCAGGCCAAGCAGTCCCTCGCCTGGCTGGAGCAGAACGCGGGCCCGTGGGCCGCGCAGGCCGGACCCGCCGCGTACGCCCAGCTGATCTTCGCCGCGCACGCCAACGGCGCCGACCCGCGCGCCTTCGGCTCCCTCGACCTGGTCGAGCAGCTCAACGCGACCGGCCCCGCGCCCGTCACGGCGAAGTCCGCCGAGAACGCGGAGAAGAAGGACAGCGACAGCTCCGGCGTCAGCGTCTGGTGGATCGTCGGCATCGGTCTGGTCGCCGGGATCGGCATCGGGTTCCTGATCAGCATGCGCGGCAGGAAGCGAACGTCCTGA
- a CDS encoding SCO2322 family protein — protein MRRPIHRSAARHRTAAPAAVLTVVAALALALLGAVPAQAAGYRYWSFWDRTGSSWTYATQGPSTARPSDGDVQGFRFAVSEDSQDASKPRGPARFDTICGKTPAEDGAKRVALVIDFGTAADAPGGEKPPVVRTACARVGTDATSAEALAAVAKPLRYNSEALLCSIAGYPRTGCGEQVSTAHQDPQKKPSADGGGSDSGGPSAGLVGGLAAVVVLGAAGVWQARRRRNSG, from the coding sequence ATGCGGCGCCCGATCCACCGGTCCGCCGCCCGGCACCGTACGGCTGCCCCGGCCGCCGTGCTGACCGTCGTGGCAGCTCTCGCCCTCGCGCTGCTCGGCGCCGTGCCCGCGCAGGCCGCGGGGTACCGGTACTGGTCGTTCTGGGACCGTACGGGCAGCTCCTGGACGTACGCCACCCAGGGCCCGTCCACCGCCCGGCCCTCCGACGGCGACGTCCAGGGCTTCCGGTTCGCGGTGAGCGAGGACTCGCAGGACGCGAGCAAGCCGCGCGGCCCCGCCCGCTTCGACACCATCTGCGGGAAGACCCCGGCCGAGGACGGCGCCAAGCGGGTCGCGCTGGTCATCGACTTCGGTACGGCGGCCGACGCCCCCGGCGGTGAGAAGCCGCCCGTGGTGCGCACCGCGTGCGCCCGGGTCGGCACCGACGCGACCAGCGCGGAAGCACTGGCCGCGGTGGCCAAGCCGCTGCGTTACAACAGCGAGGCGCTGCTCTGCTCGATCGCCGGGTATCCGAGGACCGGGTGCGGCGAACAGGTCTCGACGGCCCACCAGGATCCGCAGAAGAAGCCGTCCGCCGACGGTGGCGGCAGTGACAGCGGCGGTCCTTCCGCCGGGCTCGTCGGCGGGCTGGCCGCGGTGGTCGTGCTCGGCGCCGCAGGTGTGTGGCAGGCGCGCCGCCGGCGTAACAGCGGATGA